One window of the Rhipicephalus sanguineus isolate Rsan-2018 chromosome 4, BIME_Rsan_1.4, whole genome shotgun sequence genome contains the following:
- the LOC125758337 gene encoding uncharacterized proline-rich protein-like encodes MGCDEADSPPPPPPSPSPPPGTPGPNVPPPPQGLPARKPRQDRVRAQIDAFLGHLKSTEESREKWRKECQSMEEEELMTEERQHQELLCVVRQLTTAVTRLLPQGASMDGEEM; translated from the coding sequence ATGGGCTGTGATGAGGCAGACAgcccaccaccgccaccaccatcgCCAAGCCCACCACCAGGCACACCTGGACCCAATGTACCCCCACCGCCACAAGGCCTGCCAGCCAGAAAACCACGGCAGGACCGTGTGCGTGCCCAGATTGACGCCTTCCTCGGCCATCTCAAATCGACAGAGGAGAGCCGTGAAAAGTGGCGCAAGGAATGTCAGTCAATGGAAGAAGAGGAATTGATGACAGAAGAGCGGCAGCATCAGGAGCTGCTCTGTGTCGTTAGGCAGCTTACCACAGCTGTCACCAGGTTGCTGCCACAAGGAGCGAGTATGGACGGAGAAGAAATGTAA
- the LOC125758336 gene encoding uncharacterized protein LOC125758336, which translates to MAFIDVFVGFPGSVHDARVLQEIFVYEVGVYEVASKCEGGYVLGDAAYTLLPWLLPPYRPIANWQPWMTRFNKVHSKQRVVVECAFGILKARFQRLLYIGVTDIEQAVRIVIGACVLHNVARRSGDTVDEGEVADTGTDVSSTDPIDDQTPAVSAAAMRDTLAQSL; encoded by the exons ATGGCATTCATTGACGTGTTCGTCGGTTTCCCCGGAAGCGTCCACGACGCAAGGGTGCTGCAGGAAATCTTCGTCTACGAAGTGGGGGTCTACGAAGTAGCTTCGAAATGCGAAG GTGGATATGTGCTCGGGGATGCAGCGTATACCTTACTTCCGTGGCTGCTACCACCGTACCGCCCGATCGCTAACTGGCAGCCTTGGATGACGAGGTTCAATAAAGTGCACAGCAAACAGAGAGTTGTTGTGGAGTGTGCTTTCGGTATACTGAAGGCGCGCTTTCAACGGCTCCTTTACATCGGTGTCACGGACATCGAGCAGGCCGTCCGTATTGTCATCGGTGCCTGTGTTTTGCACAACGTTGCAAGAAGAAGCGGCGACACGGTCGACGAAGGGGAAGTGGCCGACACCGGCACGGACGTGTCTTCTACCGACCCCATCGACGATCAGACGCCGGCCGTGTCTGCTGCCGCGATGAGGGACACTTTGGCGCAGAGTTTGTGA